The Dehalogenimonas sp. 4OHTPN genome window below encodes:
- a CDS encoding ABC transporter ATP-binding protein produces the protein MLKLNNIEVAYLNVIRVLHGVSLSVPDGQIVTLLGANGAGKTTTLKAISGLLHVEEGEVTDGNIEWNGERIDKKNAEYIGRLGIVQALEGRRVFEHLTAEENLLVGAFHRKDRKEIKNDLDMVYNYFSRLRNLRNNTAGYLSGGEQQMVVIGRAMMARPKLMMLDEPSLGLAPLMVDEIYSIIRRFNEEQQTSVLLVEQNVRIALSIAHYGYVMENGRVVLDGTADFLKNNEDVKEFYMGLSAVGKRKSYRDVKHYKRRKRWL, from the coding sequence ATGCTCAAGCTCAACAACATCGAGGTCGCTTACCTCAACGTCATCCGTGTGCTGCACGGCGTGTCGCTGTCGGTACCGGATGGCCAAATCGTAACCCTCTTGGGGGCTAACGGCGCCGGCAAGACGACGACCCTGAAGGCTATCTCCGGCCTGCTGCACGTGGAAGAGGGCGAAGTCACCGACGGCAACATAGAATGGAACGGTGAGCGCATTGACAAGAAAAACGCCGAATATATCGGGCGGCTGGGCATCGTCCAGGCGCTGGAAGGCCGCCGCGTTTTTGAGCATCTTACCGCCGAGGAGAATTTGCTGGTGGGTGCCTTCCACCGCAAGGACCGCAAAGAAATTAAGAACGATCTAGATATGGTCTACAATTACTTCTCGCGTCTCCGCAATCTGCGCAACAACACCGCCGGCTACCTCTCCGGCGGTGAGCAGCAGATGGTGGTCATCGGGCGGGCGATGATGGCGCGCCCCAAACTTATGATGCTGGACGAACCTTCTTTGGGCCTGGCGCCTTTGATGGTGGACGAGATATATTCCATCATCCGCCGGTTCAATGAAGAACAGCAGACGTCGGTGCTCCTCGTCGAGCAGAACGTCCGCATAGCCCTATCCATCGCCCATTACGGATACGTCATGGAAAACGGGCGGGTAGTGCTGGACGGCACTGCGGACTTTCTTAAAAACAACGAGGATGTTAAGGAGTTCTATATGGGCCTGTCGGCGGTGGGCAAGCGTAAGAGCTACCGCGACGTCAAACACTATAAGCGGCGCAAACGCTGGCTGTAA
- a CDS encoding AMP-binding protein yields MTAINKDLHYDELESMAASERQAYLDARLVKAVARAYRGAPGVREMLNQAGVRPSQIKTASDLEKLPITRKTDLIEKQKQNRPYGGYYIGQLDEIERVFISPGPVYEPLHSSRIKWFARSFWAAGFCRGDVAINTFTYHLSPAGTLFGEALRHCGATVVVAGAGNTEIHLRTMKDLGVTGFVGTPSYLMSLINKIEETGGNFKKDFKVNKAWFTGEMLSPSVRRILEQDYCVDTRQAYAVTEPGGALAYECSQKSGLHLMDDYLIEIVDPATGKQMLPGDVGEVVVTPLHNPHWGLLRFGTGDLSRLLMDQCACGRTAPKLAGLLGRTGEAVKVRGMFVVPKQAEAALSRIGQDGKFQIIVRREGNRDVLTLKLEVKPSAGHSGEPRQGIEEAFQNACVVKLDHLELASPGSIPADAKTVVDERKWD; encoded by the coding sequence ATGACAGCAATAAATAAAGACCTGCATTACGATGAATTGGAATCAATGGCCGCGTCTGAAAGACAGGCGTATCTCGATGCCCGGCTGGTGAAGGCCGTGGCTCGCGCCTACCGGGGCGCCCCCGGAGTTCGGGAGATGCTGAACCAGGCAGGGGTTAGGCCGTCGCAAATTAAAACCGCGTCCGACCTGGAAAAACTGCCGATAACCCGCAAGACCGATCTCATCGAAAAACAAAAACAAAATCGGCCGTACGGCGGCTATTACATCGGTCAGCTCGATGAGATCGAGCGCGTCTTTATCTCACCGGGGCCTGTTTACGAACCCCTTCATTCCTCGCGTATAAAGTGGTTCGCCAGGAGCTTTTGGGCGGCTGGCTTTTGCCGTGGTGACGTGGCTATCAATACCTTCACCTACCACCTGTCACCCGCGGGCACCCTTTTCGGCGAGGCCTTGCGGCACTGCGGCGCCACCGTAGTCGTCGCCGGCGCCGGCAATACAGAAATCCACTTGAGGACAATGAAAGACCTCGGCGTGACCGGATTCGTCGGTACCCCCAGCTACTTGATGAGCTTAATCAATAAAATCGAAGAAACCGGCGGAAATTTCAAGAAGGACTTCAAGGTCAACAAAGCCTGGTTTACCGGCGAGATGCTGTCCCCTTCGGTGCGCCGCATTCTGGAACAAGACTATTGCGTGGATACTCGCCAGGCTTACGCGGTGACCGAACCCGGAGGGGCGCTGGCATACGAATGCTCTCAGAAATCAGGGCTGCACTTAATGGACGACTATTTGATCGAGATAGTTGATCCAGCCACCGGTAAACAAATGCTTCCGGGTGATGTGGGTGAAGTGGTAGTGACACCTTTACATAATCCGCACTGGGGCCTCCTGCGTTTTGGTACGGGAGATCTGTCGCGACTGCTCATGGATCAATGCGCCTGCGGGCGTACGGCGCCCAAACTTGCCGGTTTGCTGGGACGCACCGGCGAGGCGGTCAAGGTGCGAGGCATGTTCGTCGTGCCCAAACAGGCTGAAGCTGCTTTATCGCGTATAGGCCAGGACGGCAAATTCCAGATTATTGTCAGACGGGAAGGCAATCGTGACGTGCTGACTCTCAAACTGGAAGTAAAACCCAGCGCTGGTCACTCCGGCGAACCGCGTCAGGGCATTGAAGAGGCTTTCCAAAACGCATGCGTAGTGAAACTGGATCATTTGGAATTGGCCTCACCCGGGTCCATTCCAGCGGATGCTAAAACCGTCGTTGATGAACGGAAGTGGGATTAG